A genomic segment from uncultured Desulfuromonas sp. encodes:
- the cas3 gene encoding CRISPR-associated helicase Cas3', with protein MQFYAHSGECPDKSDWQTLEEHLQGVARLAKEFAGVFGCGNTAYLSGLLHDLGKYTHVFQDYLERSFWGKDVTRGEVIHALQGAKFVENEIDDRLLADIIGNVIATHHGGLFDNITDGERTLSVKTNKSEECLHYSEVVKTFSPIINETELKSEILVFCKSCQTKKLSPFFMLHLLTKAIYSCLVDADRCNSAALEIDNVVPDWASLIEQLEDYLGSFADKQDIDKIRKRISEQCQQAGRRQQGIYALSVPTGGGKTLSSLRFALEHAKKHKLKRIIYVIPYLSILDQTAAKMHEVFKESGDELILEHHSNIEPPEGDDEGEDYRLLTSRWDSPIILTTMVQFLETIYSNKASKLRKFHNMSESVLIFDEIQALPIKCVHLFNEAVNFLKTFGKSTVLLCTATQPHLHKTERPVLLSEKPDIVSLSPEELKIFERVFIEDKTQPAMNHGQIADLVKNQIEQEKSTLVILNTKGDAHKLYEECRSIACEKVFLTTDLCPAHRLNILEQLRKNLDPETRQVTLCVSTQLIEAGVDVSFDCVIRAEAGMDSIIQAAGRCNRNKENLEPQPVFVVDVQDEKLSRLPEIKDGKDVTSRVFREEQGSNLLSDEVIARFYEYYFFGQQKGENVGKMDFKTKEDNTTIYNLLDKNSLGSVAYRNRNNKNYAGLPCAFRTAADEFSVIDRSQTGVVVPYGDALKLVDEFKRSYEPKTKIRILKQLQKYTVSVYSHVLKDLKEMERSIEKIDGTFYLLSPDYYDAEELGLRREAMFSLLNV; from the coding sequence ATGCAATTTTATGCCCATTCTGGGGAATGCCCGGATAAATCCGACTGGCAGACGCTGGAAGAACACCTGCAAGGGGTTGCAAGGCTGGCGAAAGAATTCGCCGGAGTGTTCGGTTGCGGAAACACTGCATATTTGTCTGGATTGCTGCACGATTTAGGAAAATACACTCACGTTTTTCAGGACTATCTGGAGAGGAGTTTTTGGGGTAAGGATGTCACGCGCGGTGAAGTGATTCATGCCTTGCAAGGAGCGAAGTTTGTGGAGAATGAAATCGATGATCGCCTTCTTGCGGACATCATTGGCAATGTCATTGCAACACATCACGGTGGTCTGTTTGACAATATCACCGATGGTGAAAGAACCTTGTCCGTCAAAACCAATAAAAGCGAAGAATGTCTTCATTATTCCGAAGTTGTAAAAACATTTTCTCCAATTATCAATGAAACCGAACTGAAGTCGGAAATTCTAGTTTTTTGCAAAAGCTGCCAAACGAAAAAATTAAGTCCCTTTTTTATGCTGCACCTTTTGACGAAAGCGATTTATTCCTGTCTTGTCGATGCCGACAGATGCAACAGCGCCGCTTTGGAAATTGATAATGTCGTGCCTGACTGGGCGAGTTTAATTGAACAATTAGAAGACTATCTAGGTTCTTTTGCGGATAAGCAGGATATTGACAAAATCCGTAAGCGTATATCTGAACAATGTCAACAAGCCGGGAGACGGCAACAGGGAATTTATGCGTTATCTGTTCCAACGGGCGGCGGAAAGACATTGTCGAGTTTACGGTTTGCTTTGGAACATGCCAAAAAGCATAAGCTTAAACGTATTATTTATGTCATTCCCTATCTGTCAATTCTTGATCAAACTGCCGCCAAGATGCACGAGGTTTTCAAGGAGTCCGGTGACGAATTGATATTGGAACATCATTCCAACATTGAGCCGCCGGAAGGAGACGATGAAGGAGAGGACTATCGCTTGCTGACTTCCCGTTGGGACAGCCCGATCATTTTAACCACAATGGTCCAGTTTCTGGAGACGATTTACAGCAATAAAGCGTCAAAGTTGCGCAAGTTTCACAATATGTCTGAATCTGTCCTGATTTTTGACGAAATTCAGGCTTTGCCGATAAAGTGTGTTCATCTGTTTAACGAGGCGGTCAATTTTCTAAAAACTTTTGGAAAATCAACTGTCTTGCTCTGTACGGCCACCCAGCCGCATCTTCATAAAACGGAACGTCCGGTTCTATTGTCTGAAAAACCGGATATTGTCAGCCTCTCTCCAGAAGAGCTGAAAATCTTTGAACGGGTTTTCATCGAAGATAAAACCCAACCGGCAATGAATCACGGACAAATTGCGGATTTAGTGAAAAATCAGATTGAACAGGAAAAGAGCACCCTTGTTATCCTGAACACCAAAGGCGATGCCCACAAGCTGTATGAAGAATGTCGGTCGATTGCCTGCGAGAAAGTGTTTTTAACAACCGATCTTTGTCCTGCACATCGTTTAAACATTCTTGAGCAATTGCGGAAAAATCTTGATCCCGAAACAAGGCAAGTGACGTTATGCGTCAGTACGCAATTGATTGAGGCGGGTGTGGATGTTTCGTTTGACTGTGTCATTCGGGCGGAAGCGGGTATGGACAGCATTATTCAGGCGGCCGGGCGTTGTAACCGTAATAAAGAAAATCTTGAACCTCAGCCGGTTTTTGTCGTCGATGTTCAGGATGAAAAACTTTCAAGGCTTCCGGAAATCAAGGACGGCAAGGATGTTACGTCTAGAGTCTTTCGAGAAGAACAAGGGAGTAATTTGTTGAGTGATGAAGTTATTGCTCGGTTTTATGAGTACTATTTTTTCGGACAGCAAAAAGGAGAAAATGTCGGCAAGATGGACTTTAAGACAAAGGAAGACAATACAACCATTTACAATTTGCTCGATAAAAATTCCCTGGGATCAGTTGCCTACCGGAATCGCAACAACAAGAATTACGCAGGGCTGCCCTGTGCTTTTCGAACCGCTGCGGATGAATTTTCAGTAATTGACAGGAGCCAGACCGGCGTGGTTGTTCCCTACGGTGATGCCTTGAAACTTGTAGATGAATTCAAACGCAGCTATGAACCGAAGACCAAAATACGCATTTTGAAACAGTTACAGAAATATACGGTTTCCGTCTATTCCCATGTATTGAAAGACCTCAAGGAGATGGAACGCTCAATTGAGAAAATTGACGGCACGTTTTACTTATTGAGTCCAGATTACTACGACGCCGAAGAACTGGGGTTAAGGCGCGAAGCGATGTTTTCTTTATTAAATGTGTAA
- the cas5c gene encoding type I-C CRISPR-associated protein Cas5c: MNKKRNSVEFKITGRYAMFADPVTRVGGEKFSYQIPTYQALKGILESVYWKPTFIWYIDAVRVMKKIQTESKGIKTLQMDGIYPSKKDPKKTKEAGISDLSYYTYLRDVEYQVLAHFEWNEHREELADDRNEHKHHNIAKRSINKGGRRDVFLGTRECQGYVEPCIFGEDKSDYDQYGELDFGVQFHGYDYPDETGKDELAVRLWRPKMINGVIEFPMPKDCDSSLRCFIREMTAKEFEKDRNFSFVDDNPSVADLLEEE; encoded by the coding sequence ATGAACAAAAAACGCAATTCTGTGGAATTCAAGATTACGGGACGATACGCGATGTTCGCCGACCCCGTCACGCGAGTTGGGGGTGAGAAATTTTCCTATCAGATTCCGACCTACCAGGCGCTCAAAGGTATTCTTGAAAGTGTTTACTGGAAGCCGACTTTTATCTGGTATATCGATGCCGTTCGCGTGATGAAAAAAATTCAAACTGAGTCCAAGGGAATCAAAACTCTGCAAATGGATGGAATTTATCCAAGCAAAAAAGATCCCAAGAAAACGAAAGAGGCAGGGATCTCTGACCTTTCCTATTACACCTATCTGCGGGATGTGGAATATCAGGTTCTCGCTCATTTTGAATGGAACGAACATCGCGAGGAGCTTGCCGATGACCGCAACGAACACAAGCATCACAACATAGCCAAACGCAGCATTAATAAAGGTGGCCGTCGAGATGTTTTCCTTGGAACGAGGGAATGCCAAGGATATGTCGAACCCTGTATTTTCGGTGAAGATAAAAGTGATTACGACCAATATGGCGAACTTGATTTCGGCGTTCAATTTCACGGATACGATTATCCCGATGAGACTGGGAAAGATGAGCTGGCTGTGCGTCTGTGGCGACCGAAAATGATAAACGGTGTCATCGAGTTTCCGATGCCTAAGGATTGTGATTCCAGCCTTCGGTGTTTTATCCGCGAGATGACGGCAAAAGAATTCGAGAAAGACCGGAATTTTTCTTTTGTCGATGACAATCCCTCCGTGGCGGATTTGTTAGAGGAGGAATAA
- the cas8c gene encoding type I-C CRISPR-associated protein Cas8c/Csd1 has protein sequence MGLWQQLTDSYDRNADALKKKYPLSTTSISNHSDIIAVIVLDGDGNFVRVYKIEKTDNKKGIDRKFITIPVTEKSLGRSSGVSPNPVFDQYGYLKGDGKKYDAYLAQLKDFSDSEFATEQIKAIYQYVSKGTIANDLLNWNKETPKNPINVKDKTNIIFQVEIRDHQQTKVWEDDMLFSSWHQYYMAQKGKLSERKKQADDELASKKKLSADEKKKLREYSELNDKVALDYVTGEEQLAAISHPKKISNASGNSKLISDNDKANYTFRGKFSDSSEAVSIGYETTQKAHQFLRYLIHDRGCGCGEQVILSFTIGSMEKLLPPPVEEKNLLEFIQDFSVKTASDLQISLRAETGFDYADALRKSLGGFGHGSTLKQHAKTAVIALDAATTGRLSITFYRELDKSEYLEKIVDWHDACKWHQKFWDNVEEKYVPYSGAPSVDKIIEAVHGKPRGGKDDSYTKIKKAARERLLRCVFDGAFLPADYVIASVRRASNPLGVTKNGKFDRNCFEQIVSTACALVRKDFQQRNKEDYKLSIELERNDRDYLYGRLLGAADKLEEYALRKQGNSRENTAAMRYMQVFSHRPYRTWHTIHDCLNPYIQKVKGSFAFSEIQEIKEKFEPGDYENDTPLNGSYLIGYYHERAYIEDLVKAAADKKK, from the coding sequence ATGGGATTATGGCAACAATTAACGGACAGTTACGATCGAAATGCTGATGCTCTGAAAAAAAAATATCCGCTTTCGACGACATCAATTTCCAACCATAGCGATATTATTGCCGTTATCGTTCTTGACGGAGACGGCAATTTTGTTCGTGTCTATAAGATTGAGAAGACGGATAACAAAAAAGGCATAGATAGAAAGTTTATTACGATTCCGGTAACGGAAAAAAGTTTGGGGCGCTCAAGCGGTGTTTCTCCGAATCCGGTTTTTGACCAATACGGATATTTGAAGGGTGATGGAAAGAAATATGATGCCTACCTTGCGCAGCTGAAAGATTTTTCTGATTCCGAATTCGCAACTGAACAGATTAAAGCGATTTATCAATATGTTTCAAAAGGAACCATCGCTAATGATCTGTTGAATTGGAATAAAGAAACCCCAAAGAACCCAATAAACGTCAAAGATAAGACGAACATCATCTTCCAGGTGGAAATTCGTGACCATCAGCAAACAAAAGTTTGGGAAGACGACATGCTTTTCAGCTCGTGGCATCAATACTATATGGCCCAAAAAGGAAAGCTGTCCGAGAGAAAAAAACAGGCCGATGATGAGTTGGCCAGCAAGAAAAAGTTGTCGGCGGATGAAAAAAAGAAATTAAGAGAATATTCGGAACTGAATGACAAAGTTGCATTGGACTATGTTACGGGAGAGGAACAGCTCGCAGCAATCTCTCACCCCAAGAAGATTTCCAACGCTTCGGGAAACTCAAAGCTTATTTCAGATAACGACAAGGCGAATTACACGTTTCGAGGGAAATTCAGCGATTCGTCAGAAGCCGTATCCATCGGTTATGAAACCACCCAGAAAGCGCACCAGTTTTTACGTTATCTCATCCATGATCGGGGTTGCGGTTGCGGTGAACAGGTGATTTTGTCCTTTACGATTGGCTCCATGGAGAAACTTCTTCCGCCTCCTGTTGAAGAGAAAAATCTTTTGGAATTTATCCAAGATTTCTCGGTTAAAACAGCTAGTGATCTACAGATCAGCCTTCGCGCCGAAACGGGCTTTGATTATGCCGATGCCTTGAGAAAATCCCTTGGTGGTTTCGGACACGGCTCGACGTTGAAGCAACATGCCAAGACGGCGGTGATTGCACTGGACGCAGCCACAACAGGCCGGTTGTCCATTACCTTTTACCGCGAACTGGACAAAAGCGAATATCTCGAAAAAATCGTCGATTGGCATGACGCCTGTAAGTGGCATCAAAAGTTTTGGGACAACGTAGAGGAGAAATACGTCCCCTACAGCGGTGCGCCGTCCGTGGATAAGATCATCGAGGCGGTTCATGGTAAACCACGGGGTGGCAAGGATGATAGTTATACGAAAATCAAAAAAGCGGCACGGGAACGGTTGCTCAGATGTGTTTTTGACGGAGCCTTTCTGCCGGCGGATTACGTGATAGCGTCTGTCCGACGGGCCTCCAATCCGTTAGGCGTTACAAAGAACGGCAAATTCGACCGTAATTGTTTTGAACAAATTGTATCAACGGCCTGTGCGTTGGTGCGCAAGGATTTTCAACAGCGCAACAAGGAGGATTACAAATTGAGCATTGAACTCGAGAGAAACGACCGCGATTACCTTTACGGCAGATTGCTTGGCGCGGCGGACAAGCTGGAGGAGTATGCGCTCCGTAAACAAGGTAACTCACGGGAGAATACAGCCGCTATGCGGTATATGCAGGTGTTTAGTCATCGTCCATACCGGACGTGGCACACCATACACGATTGCCTTAATCCGTATATCCAAAAGGTAAAGGGCAGCTTTGCTTTTAGTGAAATTCAGGAGATCAAGGAGAAGTTCGAGCCCGGAGACTACGAAAACGATACGCCACTGAACGGTTCGTATCTGATCGGGTATTACCATGAGCGCGCTTACATCGAAGATCTTGTCAAGGCCGCTGCTGATAAGAAAAAATAA
- the cas7c gene encoding type I-C CRISPR-associated protein Cas7/Csd2, with protein sequence MSDNKTLTNKIDFAVIISVSRANPNGDPLNGNRPRQTYDGYGEISDVCLKRKIRNRLQDMGESIFVQSDDNRGPGDEFRSLNDRFNAAKLSDKRKDSCEKWFDVRAFGQVFAFKKKGSGKKGNDTENSEENSDAVSVGIRGPVTIQSAFSIDPITPDSIQITKSVNLETNEKEPDKKGSDTMGMKHRVDKGIYKTYGAINTQLATKTGFSDDDAEKIKKALTSLFVNDVSSARPEGSMEVLNVIWWQHDSPSGRYSSAKVHRSLNVNPDGTFEISELNGLKPEIIEGV encoded by the coding sequence ATGTCGGATAATAAAACACTTACGAACAAAATTGATTTCGCAGTCATCATCTCTGTAAGCCGGGCGAATCCGAATGGTGATCCGCTGAATGGTAATCGACCTCGTCAAACTTATGATGGGTATGGAGAAATTTCAGATGTTTGCCTCAAACGTAAAATTCGCAACCGTCTCCAAGATATGGGCGAATCCATTTTTGTTCAATCGGATGACAACCGTGGCCCTGGCGATGAATTCCGTTCGTTGAATGATCGTTTTAATGCCGCAAAACTTTCTGATAAACGAAAAGATTCGTGTGAAAAATGGTTTGATGTACGGGCCTTTGGTCAAGTCTTTGCGTTCAAAAAGAAAGGATCAGGAAAGAAAGGTAACGATACTGAAAATTCAGAAGAAAATTCTGATGCGGTATCCGTAGGAATTCGTGGGCCAGTAACTATTCAAAGCGCTTTCAGTATTGATCCGATTACGCCGGATAGTATTCAAATTACCAAAAGCGTTAATCTAGAAACCAACGAAAAGGAACCGGATAAAAAGGGTTCGGATACGATGGGGATGAAGCACCGTGTTGATAAAGGGATTTATAAAACATATGGTGCCATTAATACGCAACTTGCAACCAAAACGGGATTTTCAGATGATGATGCCGAAAAAATCAAAAAGGCTTTGACCTCCCTGTTTGTTAACGATGTTTCTTCTGCCCGTCCTGAAGGCAGCATGGAAGTATTAAATGTTATCTGGTGGCAGCATGATTCACCTTCTGGCCGGTATTCGTCAGCTAAAGTACATCGATCGCTTAACGTTAATCCTGATGGCACATTTGAAATTTCAGAGCTGAACGGCTTGAAACCAGAAATTATAGAAGGTGTTTAA
- a CDS encoding four helix bundle protein: MKYENFEDVPVWKDGIRLTVNVFAVTEHPAFRGRGDLANQIQRAALSVPNNIAEGFERGTTPELLQFLYYAKGSAGEVRSICHVLERMQPFEPLKSEISDLKSLSRSISRQLGGWAFSLQESDIKGSRHLTRQSKSAYQQQRDAQALMDEIRAINAKEAEKRRQR; encoded by the coding sequence ATGAAATACGAAAACTTTGAAGATGTGCCGGTGTGGAAAGACGGCATCCGTCTAACCGTCAATGTCTTTGCGGTGACGGAACATCCGGCGTTTCGCGGACGCGGCGACTTGGCCAACCAGATTCAGCGGGCAGCGTTGTCGGTGCCGAACAATATCGCCGAAGGCTTCGAGCGCGGCACCACGCCGGAACTGCTCCAGTTTCTCTACTATGCCAAAGGCTCCGCCGGGGAAGTCCGCTCCATCTGCCATGTGCTCGAAAGGATGCAACCTTTCGAGCCTTTGAAATCTGAAATTTCAGATCTGAAATCGTTGTCTCGCAGCATTTCGAGACAACTGGGAGGTTGGGCGTTTTCATTGCAGGAATCGGACATCAAAGGTTCCCGCCATCTCACCCGGCAATCCAAGTCCGCCTATCAGCAGCAACGGGATGCTCAGGCGTTGATGGACGAGATTCGCGCCATCAACGCCAAAGAGGCGGAAAAGAGACGGCAGCGCTAA
- the cas4 gene encoding CRISPR-associated protein Cas4: MYDESDYIMLSALQHYMFCPRQCALIHVEQLWAENRYTAEGQVLHERVDSHEKTKIGGVRIVRTLPIRSSRLGLSGQADVVEFHADGTVLPVEYKRGRPKKDQCDEEQLCAQALCLEEMLSVDIAEGALFYGQKRRRKAVVFDTALRELTLSIAQQVHDLIARQHTPPAIYSKKCDQCSLLHLCLPRSCEEQRSVKKYLAAMIGRTG, from the coding sequence ATGTACGACGAATCCGACTACATCATGCTGTCGGCGTTGCAGCACTACATGTTCTGTCCGCGGCAGTGCGCCCTGATCCACGTTGAACAGCTGTGGGCGGAAAATCGCTACACGGCTGAGGGACAGGTGCTGCATGAACGGGTGGACAGCCATGAAAAAACGAAAATCGGCGGGGTGCGTATCGTGCGGACCCTGCCGATTCGTTCCAGCCGTCTTGGATTGAGCGGACAGGCTGACGTGGTGGAGTTTCACGCCGACGGTACGGTGCTGCCCGTGGAGTATAAACGCGGTCGTCCCAAGAAGGATCAGTGTGATGAGGAGCAACTGTGCGCCCAGGCTCTGTGTCTGGAAGAGATGCTGTCGGTGGACATTGCCGAGGGTGCGCTGTTTTACGGCCAGAAGCGCCGCCGTAAAGCCGTGGTGTTTGATACCGCGTTACGCGAACTCACCCTGTCCATCGCCCAACAGGTGCATGATCTCATCGCCCGCCAGCACACGCCACCGGCGATCTATTCCAAAAAATGTGATCAGTGTTCATTGCTGCATTTATGCCTGCCGCGCAGCTGCGAAGAGCAGCGTTCCGTGAAAAAATATCTGGCGGCCATGATCGGGAGAACCGGATGA
- the cas1c gene encoding type I-C CRISPR-associated endonuclease Cas1c: MKKMLNTLYVTTQGTYLHKEGETVVVQVERETRLRLPIHTLSSIVCFGNVLCSPFLLGHCAENDVSVSFMTQYGRFLGRVQGPVSGNVLLRREQYRQADCDKASARLARLFVLGKVANCRTSLQRVLRDHQPKTAETDIEQTCQGLTRYSRRLLAEDDLETVRGIEGRAARDYFDQFDHLIVAQKETFSFAGRNRRPPLDPVNCLLSFIYALLAHDARSALESVGLDPAVGFLHRDRPGRYGLALDLMEEFRPMLADRLALSLINLGQVKPKGFTVTDSGAVTMSDETRKTLLVAYQKRKQEEIEHPFLKEKIPLGMALYAQAQLLSRYLRGDLDDYPPFLWR, translated from the coding sequence ATGAAAAAGATGCTCAACACCCTCTACGTGACCACGCAGGGGACCTATCTGCACAAAGAAGGGGAAACCGTGGTGGTCCAGGTCGAGCGGGAAACCCGTTTGCGCTTGCCCATTCATACCCTGAGTTCCATTGTTTGTTTCGGCAACGTGCTGTGTAGCCCTTTTCTGCTCGGGCACTGTGCGGAAAACGATGTCTCGGTCAGTTTCATGACGCAATACGGTCGCTTTCTTGGCCGGGTGCAGGGGCCGGTGAGCGGCAATGTGCTGCTGCGGCGTGAGCAGTATCGCCAGGCCGATTGCGACAAGGCCTCCGCCCGGCTGGCGCGCCTGTTCGTTCTCGGCAAAGTCGCTAATTGCCGCACCAGTTTGCAACGCGTGTTGCGTGACCATCAGCCAAAGACGGCCGAGACCGATATTGAACAGACCTGCCAGGGCTTGACCCGTTATAGCCGGAGACTGTTGGCTGAGGACGATCTGGAAACCGTGCGCGGCATAGAAGGGCGCGCCGCCAGGGATTATTTCGATCAGTTTGACCATCTGATTGTTGCCCAGAAAGAGACGTTTTCTTTTGCGGGGCGTAACCGTCGTCCGCCGCTTGATCCGGTAAACTGCCTGCTCTCTTTCATCTATGCGTTGCTGGCCCACGATGCCCGCTCGGCTCTGGAAAGCGTCGGCCTTGATCCGGCTGTGGGATTTCTTCATCGTGATCGACCGGGGCGCTACGGCCTGGCCCTGGATTTGATGGAAGAATTTCGCCCCATGCTGGCGGATCGGCTGGCGTTGTCGCTGATCAATCTCGGTCAAGTCAAACCAAAGGGCTTTACCGTCACCGACTCCGGGGCCGTGACTATGAGTGACGAGACGCGCAAGACCCTGCTGGTCGCCTACCAGAAACGCAAGCAGGAAGAGATAGAGCATCCCTTTCTGAAAGAAAAAATCCCGTTGGGCATGGCCCTCTATGCCCAGGCCCAGCTGCTCAGCCGTTATTTGCGTGGCGATCTGGACGACTACCCGCCGTTTTTATGGAGGTGA
- the cas2 gene encoding CRISPR-associated endonuclease Cas2 yields MMVLVSYDVATTCRTGAKRLRRVAKICQNHGQRVQYSVFECLVDPAQWTQMRQQLLDVIDDERDSLRFYFLGANWRNRVEHVGAKEGIDQEGPLII; encoded by the coding sequence ATGATGGTCTTGGTCAGTTACGATGTCGCCACAACCTGCCGCACCGGAGCCAAGCGTCTGCGACGGGTCGCCAAAATCTGCCAGAATCACGGCCAACGCGTGCAATATTCCGTGTTTGAATGCCTTGTCGACCCGGCGCAATGGACCCAGATGCGGCAACAGCTTCTCGATGTCATCGACGACGAGCGCGACAGCCTGCGTTTTTACTTTCTCGGAGCCAACTGGCGAAACCGCGTCGAGCATGTCGGGGCCAAAGAGGGGATCGACCAGGAAGGGCCCTTAATCATTTAG
- a CDS encoding DUF4124 domain-containing protein: MRRFVVCLCLVCLFPAMLVAGPLYKWIDENGVVHYSDRHPGKSANVKDFEDRSYPDARPVTEQEGDVNALVDETQEVAGDVQDDAEMTADVDETEAEEMMPEEDMTDQDVEEATPENVDEVPEER, translated from the coding sequence ATGCGTCGTTTTGTGGTTTGCCTGTGTTTGGTGTGTCTGTTCCCGGCAATGCTTGTGGCTGGACCGTTGTATAAATGGATCGATGAAAACGGGGTGGTGCACTACAGTGACCGTCATCCTGGCAAGTCGGCCAATGTGAAAGATTTCGAGGATCGTTCCTACCCTGATGCCAGGCCGGTAACGGAGCAGGAGGGTGATGTTAATGCGTTGGTTGATGAAACGCAGGAAGTCGCCGGTGATGTTCAGGATGACGCTGAAATGACGGCTGATGTGGACGAGACTGAAGCTGAAGAGATGATGCCCGAAGAGGATATGACGGATCAAGATGTTGAGGAGGCAACTCCCGAAAATGTTGATGAGGTTCCTGAAGAACGTTAG
- a CDS encoding TPM domain-containing protein, with amino-acid sequence MSGCQRAPSDVAVVDQALLLSPQAVKRIDSLAHSMLAHNRVQLQVVILKDPAADLDAAALRWMEEHRLGELAGGARGVLLMVDPTAEQVRVEIGYDLEGVFSDVIVARIEQEQMVPFFAANRVGDGIEASLELLVAEQPEEEPLAHSVGSRYSGGAGAVSQVPINKPFSAEFSDPMSKAARSRFVPQPTPLAALECYRQVLEEHVKDAELRLYTPATREFFASWLVTDGQQNHERNALEQALPHAQVVVQEPLAVVRFAADQRQWSPYFFEHGDDGWQLDFSTMSRVIGFNQRNQWFFRTRNHPFMFAFGDWTFDGNGYPKR; translated from the coding sequence TTGTCCGGGTGTCAGCGCGCGCCGTCTGATGTTGCGGTTGTTGATCAGGCCTTGCTGCTATCCCCTCAGGCGGTCAAGCGGATCGACAGTTTGGCGCATTCAATGCTGGCCCATAATCGGGTTCAGTTGCAGGTGGTCATTTTGAAGGACCCTGCTGCTGATCTGGATGCGGCGGCGTTACGCTGGATGGAGGAACACCGGCTGGGTGAACTGGCCGGGGGCGCACGTGGCGTGTTGTTGATGGTGGACCCGACAGCCGAGCAGGTGCGTGTTGAGATCGGCTATGATCTTGAAGGCGTGTTCAGTGACGTGATTGTGGCGCGTATTGAGCAGGAGCAGATGGTGCCGTTTTTTGCGGCGAATCGGGTTGGCGATGGCATTGAAGCCAGCCTGGAACTGCTGGTTGCAGAGCAGCCTGAGGAAGAACCTCTTGCTCACAGTGTCGGAAGCCGTTATTCCGGTGGTGCCGGTGCCGTGAGCCAGGTGCCGATTAATAAGCCGTTTTCCGCAGAATTCAGCGATCCCATGTCGAAAGCGGCACGCAGTCGTTTTGTGCCGCAACCAACGCCTTTGGCGGCGCTGGAATGTTATCGTCAGGTGCTCGAAGAGCATGTGAAAGATGCGGAGCTGAGGTTATATACTCCAGCGACCCGTGAGTTTTTTGCCAGCTGGCTGGTGACAGACGGCCAGCAGAACCATGAGCGCAACGCGTTGGAACAGGCGCTGCCCCATGCGCAGGTTGTTGTGCAGGAGCCGTTAGCTGTTGTGCGCTTTGCGGCGGATCAAAGACAGTGGTCGCCGTATTTTTTTGAACACGGCGATGATGGCTGGCAGCTCGATTTTTCCACCATGAGTCGGGTGATCGGATTCAACCAACGGAACCAATGGTTTTTTCGCACCCGCAACCATCCTTTTATGTTTGCTTTTGGCGATTGGACGTTTGACGGCAACGGTTATCCTAAACGGTAA
- a CDS encoding glutaredoxin family protein produces the protein MTITFYGTALCPRCYLAKKALEKIAAEDADLQIETIEIATHALDGWRKGIRMIPALKIDDDLLSGILLDEQRIRSFIDRHRPGA, from the coding sequence GTGACAATTACATTTTACGGCACGGCCCTGTGCCCACGCTGCTATCTGGCTAAAAAGGCTTTGGAGAAAATTGCCGCAGAAGATGCGGACCTTCAGATTGAAACCATTGAAATCGCCACCCATGCGTTAGATGGATGGCGTAAAGGGATTCGCATGATTCCGGCGTTGAAAATTGACGACGATTTGCTCAGTGGCATCCTGCTTGACGAACAGCGCATCCGCTCTTTCATTGACCGTCATCGACCGGGAGCTTGA